The genomic window TGAATCGATTCCTGTTGAAGACTTTCTTCAAAATGATTCGTTAGACAAAACGTCAACAAGTCGCAGAGACTTTTTAAAGTACTTAGGATTCAGCGTTACTGCTGCATCTTTGGCTGCTTGCGAAACTCCTGTTACAAAAGCCGTACCTTATGTGGTAAAACCCGAAGAGATTACTCCGGGTGTTGCTAATTGGTATGCTTCTACTTATTTCGATGGCAGCGATTACGCAAGTATTTTAGTTAAAACTCGCGAAGGTCGTCCAATTAAAATTGAAGGAAATAAATTATCCAAAATAACTAGAGGAGGAACAAATGCACGTATTCAAGCATCTGTTTTGTCTTTATACGATTCTGCTAGAATTACTGCACCTTACGCAAAAGGGGCTCCTAGTACTTGGGATACTGTTGATAAAGAAATTTCCGAGAAATTAGCATCCTCAAGCGCAATAAGAATTCTTACTTCTACAATCATCAGCCCTTCTACAAAAGCTGTTATTGAAGAATTTAAAGCCAAACATCCTTCTGCAAAACATGTTACCTACGATGCTGTTTCTTATTCTGCTTTAATAAAAGCAAACTGGCACAGTTTCGACAAAGGTGTTGTGCCTACTTATAATTTCGAAAAAGCAAATGTGATAGTAAGTGTTGGTGCCGATTTTTTAGGTACCTGGCTTTCTCCAATTGAATTTTCTAAACAATATGCTATAAATAGAAAAGTTGGTTCCAAGAAAAAGGAAATGTCTAAACATTACCAATTCGAATCAATTCTTTCGCTTTCCGGTAGTAATGCTGATAAGCGTTTCCCAATTAAACCTTCTCAAACAGGCTTGATTGTTCTTAACTTATATAATGCTGTCGCTAAATTAGCCGGTGTTGTGGGTGTTGGCTCTGCTGCATCTCAACATGATGCAGAGATTGCAAAAATTGCAAAACATTTGTTGGAGAATAAAGGAAAGTCTCTAGTAGTTTGTGGCGCAAATGATGTTGCAATTCAGTTTGCAGTTAATTCTATAAATTCTTTATTGGGTAATTATAGCAAAACAATCGATTTAGAAAATTATTCTAACCTTAAACAAGGAGATGACGAGCGTTTTGCCGACTTTGTAAAAGAAATGAAAGATGGAAAGGTAGATGCTCTTTTTGTTTATAACGCAAATCCAGTGTATAATACTTCTGCGTCTTTGGCTTTTAGTGAGGCGATGAAGAAAGTAAAATTAAAAGTTTCTTTTGGAGATAGAGTAGACGAAACATCCGAACTGTGTGATTATGTGTGTCCAGATCATCACTATTTGGAATCTTGGAACGATGCAAATCCTTCAAAAGCACAATTTAGTTTACAACAACCAACAATCAATCCAATTTTTTCAAAACCTAAATACGAAGGCACACGCTCTGCTCAAGAGTCTTTGTTAAAATGGTCTGGAAATAATTCGGATTATTTATCCTATATCAAAAAGCATTGGTCTTCTCACGTATTCCCAATGCAAGGTAAACATATGATGTTTACTGAGTTTTGGAATAACTCATTGCACGATGGTGTAGTTGAAATTGGGTTTGGAAAACCGGAGAATGCTCCAAATGTTGTAGCAGATTCTACTGCATCTGTTGGAATAGTAGAGAAAGTAAAAGAAATTTTAGGAAAGGATGAAAAGCAAACTTCGGAAGAAGTTAAAGATACCAACAGAATGTCTATTAATGATGCTTCTGCAGCTATTTCCAAATCCGCTAAAGGTGGAAATTGGGAAGTAGTGTTGTACGAGAAAGTATCAATGGGCAATGGTAATCAAGCCAACAATCCATGGTTACAAGAAATGCCTGATCCAATATCAAAAGTTACATGGGATAATTACATAACCATGAATCCTATTGATATGAAAGGCAAGTACAATTTGTTGGAACGTTACAACCAAATGGAAGATAAGGCTGATGTTGCAAAAATAACTGTAAACGGAACAACAATCGAACTTCCTGTATTTCCTCAACCTGGTCAAGCATTAGGAACCGTAGGTGTTGCATTGGGTTATGGTAGAACAAAGGCTGGCAAATGTGCCGATAACGTTGGTAAGAATGCGTTTACACTTGTTGGATATTCAAATTCGACATTTAATTATAATTTAACAGCAGAACTAAGCGAAAAAACTGGCGAGTTATATCAGTTGGCTTGTACACAAACCCACCATACCATGATGGGTAGATCGATTGTAAAAGAAACAGATTTAACTACGTTTGCTACACAACCTAAACAAGTTTGGAATCATTCAGAAATGATTTCTACACATAAAGGTGCTAAACCAGTTAGTGAAGTTAACTTGTGGGCTGATCACGATAAATTAGGTCACAGATGGGGATTGACAATCGACTTAAACTCTTGTATTGGCTGTGGATCTTGTATTGTAAGCTGTAACGCTGAAAACAATGTGCCTGTTGTAGGAAAAGAAGAAGTTCGCAGAAGCCGTGAAATGCACTGGATGCGTATCGATAGATACTATACAAGTGACATGACCAAGGAAAAAGCAGAGGAAGAACATGTAGGTGCAATTGATATGTATCTAAAAATGGAAAATCCAACTGCCGAAAATCCTAAAGTTGTTTTCCAACCTGTAATGTGTCAACACTGTAATCATGCACCTTGCGAGACTGTTTGTCCTGTATTGGCTACAAATCATAGTTCTGAAGGTTTAAACCAAATGACCTATAACCGTTGTGTTGGTACTAGATATTGTGCAAACAACTGTCCGTATAAAGTAAGACGATTTAACTGGTTTGAATACGATAGAAACCATCGTTTTACCGGAATTAATCCATCTCAAGACGATTTGGGTAGAATGGTTTTAAATCCAGATGTAACAGTGCGTTCAAGAGGAGTAATGGAAAAATGTAGCATGTGTGTGCAACGTGTACAGGAAGGAAAATTGAATGCAAAAAAACAGAATAGAAAATTGGGCGATGGAGATTTTACTACAGCATGTGCACAATCTTGTCCTACAGATGCAATTACTTTTGGTGATTTGAATAATTCGGAAAGTGTGGTTGCTCAGTTATTCCAAGAAGATAGAAGCTATTTCCTATTGGAAGAAGTTGGTATTAAACCTTCTGTATCTTACTTGGTAAAAGTAAGAAATGAGGAGCCTTCTGAAATTGCTGCATCTCACGGAGGTCATGGTAATCATGGCGAGGAGAAGCATGAAGAGAAAAAAGAAAAAGCGCATAGCTAGTTAATAGAATTTAACTTATTTAGAACTTAATATTAATAATATTTTATGCATCAGGAATCCGCAATTAGAGAACCGCTAATTTTAGGTGATGACGTAACGTACGGAAAAATTACCGCAGACATTGCAAAACCTATCGAGGGGAAAGCTAATAAGTGGTGGTACGTTTGTTTTGGTATTGCAATGGCAGCCTTCCTTTGGGGATTTGGCTGTATTTGCTATTTTATCGGTACCGGAATTGGAGCTTGGGGAGCAAACAAAACAGTAGGTTGGGCTTGGGATATAACCAACTTTGTTTGGTGGATTGGTATTGGTCACGCAGGTACCTTGATTTCTGCGGTGTTGTTATTATTCCGTCAAAAATGGAGAATGGCAATAAACCGTTCTGCAGAAGCAATGACAATTTTTGCCGTAATTTGTGCCGCGTTATTTGTTACACTCCACACCGGTCGCCCATGGTTAGATTATTGGTTGTTTCCGCTTCCAAATCAGTTTGGTTCCTTATGGACAAATTTTAACTCACCACTTTTGTGGGACGTATTTGCAGTTAGTACATACTTCTCCGTATCATTAGTATTTTGGTATTTAGGCTTAATTCCTGACTTTGCCATGTTAAGAGATAGAATGACAAAACCATTGGCAAAAAAAATATATGGAATTATGAGTTTTGGATGGAGTGGTAGAGCGAGAGACTGGACAAGATACGAAGAGGTATCTCTTGTATTAGCCGGTTTATCAACACCTCTTGTGTTCTCTGTTCACTCTATTGTAAGTATGGACTTTGCTACTTCTATCGTACCTGGATGGCATACAACAATTTTCCCTCCTTACTTCGTAGCGGGAGCCGTTTTCTCAGGATTTGCAATGGTTTTAACACTTCTTATCATCTGTAGAAAAGTATTAAATCTTGAAAATTATATTACGTTAAAACACATCGAATACATGAACATTGTAATCATTGTTACTGGTTCGATAGTAGGTGTTGCTTATTTAACAGAACTGTTTGTGGCTTGGTATTCCGGTGTTGAGTATGAACAATATGCTTTCTTAAATAGAGCTACGGGGCCTTATTGGTGGTCTTATTGGGGAATGATGACGTGTAACGTTATTTCACCTCAGTTATTTTGGTTCAAAAAAATTAGAACGAGCATCATTGCAACATTTATATTGTCAATTGTGGTAAATATTGGAATGTGGTTCGAACGTTTTGTAATTATTGTTACTTCTATTCATAGAGACTTTTTACCATCTAGTTGGAGTATGTATTCTCCTACTTATATTGAAATTGGATTCTTTATCGGAACAATAGGATTTTTCTTTGTAATATTTTTGTTGTTTGCTCGTGTGTTCCCTGTTATTGCACAGAGTGAATTAAAAACTATTATGAAGAGTTCTTCAGAGAAGTATAAAAAACTTCATAAAGAAAATAATCATCATCACTAATTATTGACTAACTAGTTTTATGAGTAAAAAAATTATACATGGAATTTACGATGATGACGACCAATTAAAAGTTGGTGCAAGAAAAATCGTTTCCAGTGGCTTTAAAGTTAAAGAAGTGTTTTCTCCATTTCCAATTCATGGTATTGATCCTATTATTGGAATTCCAAGAACGCGAATTGCTATTGCCGCATTTATGTGGGGTATAACAGGTACTTGCTTGGCAACTCTAATGATGTGGTACATGATGATTTCTGATTGGCCTACCGATGTGGGTGGAAAACCAAACTGGTCGTATATATACAATCTACCTGCGTTTATTCCAATTGCATTTGAATCAACAGTGCTTTGTGCTGCGCATTTAATGTTTTGGACATTTGCATTTCGTAGTTGGATATTGCCTGGCGTAAGTGCTAAAAATCCAGATCCTAGAACAACGGACAATATGTTTTTGATGTTGTTAGAAGTAAAAGAAGAAGATGCTGATAGAGTGGTGGGAATGCTTAAAGAAACAGGAGCTTTGGAAGTTAATGTAAAATAGGAGAGCGAGTAGTTAGTATGAAGTACCATGTATTAAGTACAATGAAAAAAAGAAATTATGAATACCAATAAAAAAATAATTACGCTAAAAAAATTATTCTTCCTACTTAGTACTTTGTACTTTGTATTGTCTTCTTGTAAAAGCGATCCAAACAGTCCTGGAATTGAGTATATGCCTGACATGTACAGAGGCATTTCTTATGAGGCCAATTTGGAGAATATTGTTACCGGAGATACTATTGCAACTAATTTAATGCCTCCAAAAGGCTCTATTGCTAGAGGTTTCATGCCCTATGCGTATGGGAATGACACTGCAGGCTATGCAAATTCAGGCAGGTATTTAAGAAATCCTATTGCAGCTTCTCCCGAAATTTTAGCTGAAGGAGAAATCCTTTATAGTAAATATTGTGTTCATTGCCATGGTGTAGAAGGAAAAGGAGATGGTGCTGTTTCTTCTAAACTACCAGGTGCTCCACCGTCCTATTCCGGAGCGTTGGCTAGTTTGCCAGAAGGTAAAATATTTCATTCCATAACATATGGAAAAGGTTTGATGGGACAACATGCATCTCAACTATCTCAAGAGGAAAGATGGAAGTTGGTACATTATGTTCAAAAGCTTCAAAAATTGGGAGCTCCAGTTGCTACGGCTAGTGCGGCTTCTTCAGATACAACAAAAACAACTACTGATAAAAAATAATAGTTTATGAATTTATCTTACGAGTTTACACAACGTTCAAAAAAAATAACCTACACTTTGATGGGTGTTGGTCTTGTTGGTGTTATTCTGGGTTTGGTATTGGCTCATGATGAGCATCTTGGTCAACGCTTATGGGCTAATGTGTTGATGAATAGTTTTTTCTTTTTAGGAATTTCTGTTGCTGCCTTATTCTTTTGGACATTGCAATATGCTACAGAATCAGCGTACGCAGTGGCTGTGAAACGTGTTTATGAGGCAATTGCTGGGTATTTACCTGTTGGTGCTATCACCTTAATCATCGTTTTATTAGCGAGTTCTTTAGGTTTTAATCATATATATCACTGGATGGCACACGGAATATCTGATCCTACCAGCGAGCATTATGATGAAGTTATTGCGGGAAAATCAGGGTATTTGAATTTGCCTTTCTTTTGGATAAGAACTCTAGCGTATTTGGGTATTTGGTACTTATTCTACAAAGGCTTCAGAAAAAGATCTTTGCAAGAAGATTTGGAAGGAGGATTAGATATACACTGGAAAAATGTTAAGATGGCCGCCATATTTTTAGTTTTATACGGAGTGACATCTTCAACTTCTGCTTGGGATTGGTTAATGTCTATCGATACGCATTGGTATAGCA from Bacteroidota bacterium includes these protein-coding regions:
- a CDS encoding DUF3341 domain-containing protein; the encoded protein is MSKKIIHGIYDDDDQLKVGARKIVSSGFKVKEVFSPFPIHGIDPIIGIPRTRIAIAAFMWGITGTCLATLMMWYMMISDWPTDVGGKPNWSYIYNLPAFIPIAFESTVLCAAHLMFWTFAFRSWILPGVSAKNPDPRTTDNMFLMLLEVKEEDADRVVGMLKETGALEVNVK
- the nrfD gene encoding polysulfide reductase NrfD, encoding MHQESAIREPLILGDDVTYGKITADIAKPIEGKANKWWYVCFGIAMAAFLWGFGCICYFIGTGIGAWGANKTVGWAWDITNFVWWIGIGHAGTLISAVLLLFRQKWRMAINRSAEAMTIFAVICAALFVTLHTGRPWLDYWLFPLPNQFGSLWTNFNSPLLWDVFAVSTYFSVSLVFWYLGLIPDFAMLRDRMTKPLAKKIYGIMSFGWSGRARDWTRYEEVSLVLAGLSTPLVFSVHSIVSMDFATSIVPGWHTTIFPPYFVAGAVFSGFAMVLTLLIICRKVLNLENYITLKHIEYMNIVIIVTGSIVGVAYLTELFVAWYSGVEYEQYAFLNRATGPYWWSYWGMMTCNVISPQLFWFKKIRTSIIATFILSIVVNIGMWFERFVIIVTSIHRDFLPSSWSMYSPTYIEIGFFIGTIGFFFVIFLLFARVFPVIAQSELKTIMKSSSEKYKKLHKENNHHH
- a CDS encoding TAT-variant-translocated molybdopterin oxidoreductase, yielding MSTKKYWKGLEELANTPEFQKSAQNEFAESIPVEDFLQNDSLDKTSTSRRDFLKYLGFSVTAASLAACETPVTKAVPYVVKPEEITPGVANWYASTYFDGSDYASILVKTREGRPIKIEGNKLSKITRGGTNARIQASVLSLYDSARITAPYAKGAPSTWDTVDKEISEKLASSSAIRILTSTIISPSTKAVIEEFKAKHPSAKHVTYDAVSYSALIKANWHSFDKGVVPTYNFEKANVIVSVGADFLGTWLSPIEFSKQYAINRKVGSKKKEMSKHYQFESILSLSGSNADKRFPIKPSQTGLIVLNLYNAVAKLAGVVGVGSAASQHDAEIAKIAKHLLENKGKSLVVCGANDVAIQFAVNSINSLLGNYSKTIDLENYSNLKQGDDERFADFVKEMKDGKVDALFVYNANPVYNTSASLAFSEAMKKVKLKVSFGDRVDETSELCDYVCPDHHYLESWNDANPSKAQFSLQQPTINPIFSKPKYEGTRSAQESLLKWSGNNSDYLSYIKKHWSSHVFPMQGKHMMFTEFWNNSLHDGVVEIGFGKPENAPNVVADSTASVGIVEKVKEILGKDEKQTSEEVKDTNRMSINDASAAISKSAKGGNWEVVLYEKVSMGNGNQANNPWLQEMPDPISKVTWDNYITMNPIDMKGKYNLLERYNQMEDKADVAKITVNGTTIELPVFPQPGQALGTVGVALGYGRTKAGKCADNVGKNAFTLVGYSNSTFNYNLTAELSEKTGELYQLACTQTHHTMMGRSIVKETDLTTFATQPKQVWNHSEMISTHKGAKPVSEVNLWADHDKLGHRWGLTIDLNSCIGCGSCIVSCNAENNVPVVGKEEVRRSREMHWMRIDRYYTSDMTKEKAEEEHVGAIDMYLKMENPTAENPKVVFQPVMCQHCNHAPCETVCPVLATNHSSEGLNQMTYNRCVGTRYCANNCPYKVRRFNWFEYDRNHRFTGINPSQDDLGRMVLNPDVTVRSRGVMEKCSMCVQRVQEGKLNAKKQNRKLGDGDFTTACAQSCPTDAITFGDLNNSESVVAQLFQEDRSYFLLEEVGIKPSVSYLVKVRNEEPSEIAASHGGHGNHGEEKHEEKKEKAHS
- a CDS encoding quinol:cytochrome C oxidoreductase codes for the protein MGVGLVGVILGLVLAHDEHLGQRLWANVLMNSFFFLGISVAALFFWTLQYATESAYAVAVKRVYEAIAGYLPVGAITLIIVLLASSLGFNHIYHWMAHGISDPTSEHYDEVIAGKSGYLNLPFFWIRTLAYLGIWYLFYKGFRKRSLQEDLEGGLDIHWKNVKMAAIFLVLYGVTSSTSAWDWLMSIDTHWYSTMFGWYIFSGTWCSSMIMLILFILFLKSKGYLQQVNDSHIHDIGKWMFATSFLWSYLWFCQFMLIWYANIPEEITYFQTRFDLYKPVMWTTFFVNFALPMIFLIARDAKRNPKFLAVVGCIIFFFHWVDLFQIVMPGTVGAHWYFFNPLELGMFMMFLGLFLFVVHTQLTKAPLMVKNHPYLDESLHHEF
- a CDS encoding cytochrome c, translating into MNTNKKIITLKKLFFLLSTLYFVLSSCKSDPNSPGIEYMPDMYRGISYEANLENIVTGDTIATNLMPPKGSIARGFMPYAYGNDTAGYANSGRYLRNPIAASPEILAEGEILYSKYCVHCHGVEGKGDGAVSSKLPGAPPSYSGALASLPEGKIFHSITYGKGLMGQHASQLSQEERWKLVHYVQKLQKLGAPVATASAASSDTTKTTTDKK